ATATGGGGTTAATGTAGTATGTGCCGAACCTGTTACCGGGTCTTCGTTAATTCCCGTTTGCGGAGCAAAAAATCTCGATACGAAATCAACTGTATCGCCTTTTGCTGTGATGATAACCCCACGCACATTTAATTTCGAAATTAAGTCAAATACGGGAGTAACTTTTCTTATCTCCTCTTCATTGTCAAACACAAGCAAATAGTCTGTTTTACCTTTAAAAGCCAATTGAGGTTTAAGGTCAAAACATCGGGTTATCTCGTCAGATACTTCTATTTGTTCAATGTTGTCCGTGGGAAAATTCAGTATCAGCAATTTGTCTTGTTTAGTTACGGTTAATGCTCCGCTTCTTGAAGAATAAAAGTGAATGATATTTTCCTTGTGATGTTCGTGATTGAACAAAACATAAGCGGCTGCCAAAGTTGCATGTCCGCAAAGGTCCACTTCAACGGTCGGTGTAAACCATCGTATCTGATATTGTTTGTCGTCTTGTTTTACATAAAAGACAGTTTCGGCAAGATTGTTTTCCATTGCTATTTTTTGTAAAATCTCATCACTCAACCAATGGTCAAGCGGACAAACGGCTGCGGAATTTCCTGAGAAAACCTTGTCGGTAAATGCGTCTATCTGATATATTTTTTGCTTCATTTTGATGGTTTAACAGGTCTTGTGAATTTTTGGGGTAGCACGGTCATTTCAAATAAGCCACCAACAATGTCGGCCTTTGAAAATACCGGTTACAAAAATACAATAGTATTTTGAGCGATGCCATACCTGTTAAGAATACCTCGTTGGCAGATGCAAATATTCTGTTTGGAGAACAGCATCAATGCCGAAAACCTGATGTGTGGGTTATTGAATTTCAGGATTTGTTTGCCTTGTCATTATGCTACATTCTGCTTGTAGAGATGCTCCTGAAACTCTATAAACAGTTTTTTGATGTTACTAAGATCTCCTAATGCTATTCTGGCATCTTCCAATGATTGATACTTGTTTGTCAGCAAAATTGGAAGTTTTTCCTGATCGAGTTCGTCCACACCGGTTTCAATGTATTTACTCAACACGAACATGATAAACTCTTTCTGTTTGTCGTTAAGCAAAGCAAATATTGTCGCTTCGGCTGCTTTGGCTCGTGCTTCTCTTGTCATGGCGATATAGTCGCCATTGAAAACATATTCTAACACATCATACAAGTCGCTTTTTTCCATATCTACCAATTTTTGTAAAGTCAGTAAATCGTCTTTTGGAAAACCTGCTTCTTCTAATTTTTCTAATAATGTCTTTCGAGTAACCGGATTGCTCCATAGTTTCCGCAATTCTTCCTCGTCCTTGAAAAGTTTGGGTAACTCACCAAATAAGTCGTTCAAAAATTCTTCTGCAGAAATAGGTTTACCGTCTGCACTCCAAAACGAAGTGGATACCATGTGCTTTATTTCTCTTTCTTTACCATGAGCCAGTTTAACTTTAATTTTTCTTTTTGGCTCATAAGGTTCTGTGGGTTCTTTGGTTTCAAGGGGGATTTGTGGGACAGGCGGGACGGTGTTTTCGCCAGATTGTTCTTCTGCAATGGGCTCACCGTCCCATTCAGGGTCGTTAAAATGTTTATAAGCGTCAACAAAGTCGTAAATGGTAAAAAAATCTTTGCCGTCAAACAATCTTGTGCCGCGACCAACGATTTGTTTAA
This is a stretch of genomic DNA from Sphingobacteriales bacterium. It encodes these proteins:
- a CDS encoding PhzF family phenazine biosynthesis protein, with amino-acid sequence MKQKIYQIDAFTDKVFSGNSAAVCPLDHWLSDEILQKIAMENNLAETVFYVKQDDKQYQIRWFTPTVEVDLCGHATLAAAYVLFNHEHHKENIIHFYSSRSGALTVTKQDKLLILNFPTDNIEQIEVSDEITRCFDLKPQLAFKGKTDYLLVFDNEEEIRKVTPVFDLISKLNVRGVIITAKGDTVDFVSRFFAPQTGINEDPVTGSAHTTLTPYWAKQLGKTELTAMQLSERKGYLQCTYLNDRVEISGQGKLYLIGEIYLE